The following coding sequences are from one uncultured Desulfobacter sp. window:
- a CDS encoding rhodanese-like domain-containing protein, with protein sequence MKNFFKLIVCSMILFLSCTGCTTTSQNSTHQIVQHQHEGYSCSECYYYKSKLDHEGVDVTPSQAYQMVLDDPGHTFIIDARTPAEYVFLGHPSGACNIPLKFLTNKLEQKNGRLSPQMTMNADFGTALLAKFNPSTDKLIFMCRSGKRSCMACDEAIKAGFAKEKLFSMLGGFEGDKVKNKHSAFYGQRKIGGWVNEGLPWDYKLDANLAYIPSE encoded by the coding sequence ATGAAAAATTTTTTTAAGTTGATCGTTTGTTCGATGATTTTATTTTTGTCTTGTACCGGATGCACAACAACCTCACAAAATTCAACCCATCAGATTGTCCAGCATCAGCATGAAGGCTATAGCTGCTCCGAGTGTTATTATTACAAATCAAAATTAGATCATGAAGGGGTTGATGTAACACCATCCCAAGCGTATCAGATGGTTTTGGATGATCCCGGGCATACCTTTATCATTGATGCCAGAACGCCGGCCGAGTATGTGTTTTTAGGTCATCCATCCGGGGCGTGTAATATCCCTTTAAAATTTTTAACCAATAAACTAGAACAAAAAAATGGACGCCTTTCTCCCCAGATGACCATGAACGCTGATTTTGGAACGGCACTTTTGGCCAAGTTCAATCCATCAACAGATAAGCTTATATTTATGTGCCGCAGCGGGAAAAGAAGCTGTATGGCCTGTGATGAAGCGATCAAGGCAGGGTTTGCCAAGGAGAAGCTGTTCAGTATGCTGGGGGGATTTGAAGGCGATAAAGTCAAAAATAAACACAGCGCGTTTTATGGGCAAAGAAAAATTGGGGGATGGGTCAATGAAGGCCTGCCATGGGATTATAAACTGGATGCGAATTTAGCGTATATTCCGTCTGAATAG
- a CDS encoding response regulator transcription factor, whose product MIQTRQKSRIIIVDDHPIFCLGMSELINREPDLTVVACPDTAEKARQIIERNMPDLMIVDVSLAESNGIELVAELRAKCPDLPILVLSMYDDSMYAERALMAGARGYVMKQRAIAQVVEAVRQVLNGHIYASDRIKEKLLNRMISRKPSAVGFSLDTLTNRELEVFRLMGEGLDSKEIAERLKLSMKTVGTHRENIKEKLQLKHYTELVKAAVHWVYEMKK is encoded by the coding sequence ATGATTCAGACGCGTCAAAAATCCCGAATCATCATTGTGGATGACCATCCCATTTTCTGTCTGGGTATGAGTGAATTGATCAACCGGGAGCCGGACCTGACGGTGGTGGCCTGTCCAGATACGGCGGAAAAGGCCCGGCAGATCATTGAACGGAATATGCCGGATCTGATGATCGTGGATGTCTCACTGGCCGAAAGCAACGGCATTGAACTGGTGGCGGAACTGCGCGCCAAATGTCCGGATCTGCCGATTCTGGTGTTGTCCATGTATGATGATTCCATGTACGCGGAACGGGCGTTGATGGCCGGGGCCAGGGGCTATGTGATGAAACAGCGGGCCATTGCCCAGGTGGTGGAGGCGGTGCGCCAGGTGTTGAACGGGCATATTTATGCCAGTGACCGGATCAAGGAAAAACTGCTCAACCGGATGATTTCAAGAAAACCGTCCGCCGTGGGCTTCAGTCTGGATACCCTGACCAACCGGGAGCTTGAGGTGTTCCGGCTCATGGGAGAGGGCCTGGACTCAAAGGAGATTGCCGAACGGCTGAAATTGAGCATGAAAACCGTGGGCACCCACCGGGAAAATATCAAGGAAAAGCTCCAGCTCAAACATTACACGGAGCTTGTCAAAGCGGCCGTTCACTGGGTTTATGAAATGAAAAAATAG
- a CDS encoding cache domain-containing protein: protein MTGRKTSHAAKMIEPGIFSRFRLFLISLQIRYKFLISFALIFFLCMFLCNLFIYVYVRNNIEDRIESELTNTTAMIYNMVTTSVNVAIKNHLRAVAEKNLDILNDLYQRSMAGDISRENARKRAVDVILSQTIGTSGYLYCLDSRGDVTVHPRGGLIGINVAEHDFVRQMMKKKQGYLEYEWKNPEEKERRPKAVYMAHFEPWDWIIAASAYRAEFIRLVNVRDFRQSILSLKFGQSGYAFVFDKNGRAIIHPVLQDVNIFQTPELPNQYLKDMMQRKKGRSVYYWKNPGETRARKKLVIFNYIPEYQWIVASSSYLDELYRPLKTIRNVFVGISLLFFCIMLAVTFGISRTITTPLHRLMARFSAATAGDYSIRMEIRAADEVGRLARYFNRFMDQLETTHQELKNEIRVRRMAEQAENESRVQNYLLMEAAPDPIVNYDMKGRVIYINPAFARVFGWSLEECKGRKMDHFVPDACWPETKVMIHQVRVGQGIFNVETRRLTKDGRVVDVSISGASALDAQGKLAGSIIILRDITRSKNLEKQVMQAGDRERMNIGQELHDDLCPHLIGISGLAAVIREDLKSRHDPAADLAGKMGVLMDDAVEKTRQLARGLCPVHLVSRGFQSALEEIADQFAYYPGIRFACQMDEGVDILDDSWAIHLYHIAREAVNNAVKHSNGDRIEIALIRDGSDGLIHLTVTDNGTGIDPDPSGRGIGLQIMAYRAKIIEAQFNVDTGPQGTQIQVILSASAPENIG, encoded by the coding sequence GTGACGGGACGTAAAACTTCGCATGCAGCAAAAATGATTGAACCGGGTATCTTTTCCAGGTTCCGCCTTTTTTTAATTTCTCTTCAGATCCGGTATAAATTCCTTATCTCCTTTGCGTTGATATTTTTTCTGTGCATGTTTCTGTGCAACCTGTTCATCTATGTGTATGTGCGCAACAATATCGAGGACCGCATTGAAAGCGAACTGACCAACACCACCGCCATGATTTACAATATGGTAACGACCTCTGTAAATGTGGCCATTAAAAATCATCTTCGGGCTGTGGCGGAAAAGAATCTGGACATACTCAACGATTTGTACCAAAGATCCATGGCCGGTGACATTTCCCGGGAGAACGCACGCAAAAGGGCGGTTGACGTCATTTTAAGCCAGACCATCGGGACTTCGGGCTACCTTTACTGCCTTGACAGCCGGGGGGATGTCACCGTGCACCCGAGGGGCGGACTGATCGGCATCAATGTGGCGGAACACGATTTTGTCCGGCAGATGATGAAAAAAAAACAAGGCTACCTGGAGTATGAATGGAAGAATCCCGAGGAAAAAGAACGTCGGCCCAAAGCCGTTTATATGGCCCATTTTGAACCCTGGGACTGGATTATTGCCGCTTCGGCCTATCGGGCTGAGTTCATACGGCTTGTCAATGTCCGGGATTTCAGGCAGAGCATTCTCTCCTTAAAATTCGGGCAAAGCGGTTATGCCTTTGTTTTTGACAAAAACGGCCGGGCCATTATCCATCCGGTTCTGCAGGATGTAAATATTTTTCAAACCCCGGAACTGCCCAATCAATATCTCAAAGATATGATGCAGCGCAAAAAGGGCCGGTCGGTTTACTATTGGAAAAACCCCGGGGAGACCCGGGCGCGCAAAAAACTGGTGATCTTTAACTATATTCCCGAATACCAGTGGATTGTGGCCTCCTCATCCTATCTGGATGAGCTGTACCGGCCGCTGAAAACCATCCGCAATGTATTTGTCGGTATCTCCCTGCTCTTTTTCTGTATCATGCTGGCCGTGACATTCGGCATCAGCCGAACCATTACCACGCCCCTGCACCGTCTGATGGCCCGGTTCAGTGCGGCCACGGCCGGAGATTACTCCATTCGCATGGAGATTCGTGCCGCAGACGAGGTCGGCCGCCTCGCCCGATATTTCAACCGGTTCATGGATCAGCTTGAAACCACCCACCAGGAGTTGAAAAACGAAATCCGGGTGCGCCGTATGGCCGAACAGGCGGAAAACGAAAGCCGGGTGCAAAATTATCTGCTCATGGAAGCGGCCCCGGACCCCATTGTCAATTATGACATGAAAGGCCGGGTGATTTACATCAATCCTGCCTTTGCCCGGGTGTTCGGCTGGTCCCTGGAAGAGTGCAAGGGCAGAAAGATGGACCATTTTGTGCCCGATGCCTGCTGGCCGGAAACCAAAGTCATGATTCACCAGGTCCGGGTGGGGCAGGGTATATTTAATGTTGAAACGCGCAGGCTGACCAAGGACGGCCGGGTGGTGGATGTCAGTATCTCCGGGGCATCGGCCCTGGATGCCCAGGGCAAACTGGCCGGCAGCATCATCATTTTAAGGGATATTACCCGGTCCAAAAATCTTGAAAAGCAGGTGATGCAGGCCGGGGACCGGGAGCGGATGAACATCGGCCAGGAGCTTCACGACGATCTTTGCCCCCATCTCATCGGCATTTCAGGGCTGGCCGCCGTGATCCGGGAGGATCTTAAGTCCAGGCATGACCCGGCTGCGGATCTTGCAGGGAAAATGGGCGTGCTCATGGACGATGCCGTGGAAAAGACCCGGCAGCTTGCCCGGGGGCTTTGCCCGGTCCACCTGGTCAGCCGGGGATTTCAGTCAGCCCTGGAAGAGATTGCCGATCAATTTGCCTATTACCCCGGTATCCGGTTCGCGTGTCAAATGGACGAAGGCGTTGATATCCTGGACGACTCATGGGCCATTCATCTTTACCACATTGCACGCGAAGCCGTGAACAACGCGGTGAAACATTCAAACGGCGACCGCATAGAAATTGCGTTAATCCGGGATGGGTCGGACGGCCTGATCCATTTGACGGTGACGGACAACGGCACCGGCATTGATCCAGATCCTTCGGGCCGGGGCATCGGCCTGCAGATCATGGCCTACCGGGCTAAAATCATTGAGGCGCAGTTCAACGTAGACACAGGACCCCAAGGCACCCAAATCCAGGTTATTTTAAGTGCGTCGGCCCCGGAGAATATCGGATAA
- the prmA gene encoding 50S ribosomal protein L11 methyltransferase, with amino-acid sequence MKFKKVIARFDADNVELAEEVICHIFFSFNLKGVICEVPIPEPDEGFGTRTLEQPEHNSIIGYLPDTDDSDIMISKIKNRLAGLSDMDVQVDVLSERVDEKDWAHAWKEYFNVARITDKIVVKPEWKDYTPAPGEVIIHIDPGMAFGTGTHPTTYMCLTLLEDYVQPGTTLLDVGCGSGILMIGAAKLGAGTMTGIDVDPMAVDITRQNLEKNGIALDNVTLVAATLDKTPEIQYELICANIIAQVITAIMPDIATRLAPHGNAILSGIIKERLPDIYAAMDDQNLECVKKTTDEEWVALVVRHKKIG; translated from the coding sequence ATGAAATTCAAAAAAGTTATTGCCCGGTTCGATGCAGACAACGTTGAACTTGCCGAAGAAGTGATCTGCCATATTTTCTTTTCATTCAACCTGAAAGGCGTCATCTGCGAGGTCCCCATCCCCGAACCCGATGAGGGATTCGGCACCCGGACCCTGGAACAACCAGAGCATAACAGCATCATCGGCTACCTGCCGGATACGGATGATTCGGATATCATGATTTCCAAAATCAAAAATCGTCTGGCCGGCTTGTCGGATATGGATGTGCAGGTGGATGTCTTATCCGAACGTGTGGATGAAAAAGACTGGGCCCATGCCTGGAAAGAATATTTCAACGTGGCCCGGATCACCGATAAAATCGTGGTCAAGCCCGAATGGAAAGACTATACCCCGGCCCCGGGTGAAGTGATCATCCACATTGACCCGGGCATGGCATTCGGCACGGGGACCCACCCCACCACATACATGTGCCTCACCCTTTTAGAAGACTATGTACAGCCAGGCACAACCCTTCTGGATGTAGGATGCGGATCAGGTATACTGATGATCGGCGCCGCAAAGCTTGGGGCGGGCACCATGACCGGCATCGATGTAGATCCCATGGCCGTGGATATCACCCGGCAGAATTTGGAAAAAAACGGGATCGCGCTGGACAACGTTACCCTTGTGGCCGCAACCTTGGATAAAACCCCTGAAATCCAATACGAGCTAATCTGCGCCAACATCATTGCCCAGGTGATCACAGCCATCATGCCGGATATCGCCACACGGCTGGCACCACACGGGAACGCCATTCTTTCGGGCATCATCAAGGAGAGATTACCGGACATTTATGCCGCCATGGATGACCAAAACCTTGAATGCGTCAAAAAAACCACCGACGAGGAGTGGGTGGCCCTTGTGGTGCGTCATAAAAAAATAGGATGA
- a CDS encoding methyl-accepting chemotaxis protein: MKLNLTSKLLIPLGCLVALGLMVAIFTAYISAKNGLEKSATSRLLQTASATETKVSQWIQRNAITLDTWAKMDVMINSLSSPDNEAYLASASHHMKDYVDTYNIFSGMRLTDNKGIVVASSHADIINKLDVSSREYFKVGLAGDPFITAPLRSKTTDKPILVMASPVKKSGRVLGIIYVVVDLGAFTSAQLDTIKVGETGYVYMLNTNGLTLAYPPDKKRIMDLNVNNFEFGKKIMEMKNGVYRYEYAGIDKMAAFKEIKKTGWIVVATAPSDEIFAEADKIRNLLMVIGAVLTAILCAGIVILARVFIINPLKIVVEGLKDIAEGDGDLTKQLPVSSRDELGELSRWFNTFLLNLQQIIKDIASSSGQVGQSSGNLLEIAKHLAEQALDASQRSDSVAAASEKINENMNEVSQTMGTTKDNANMVAAATEEMTSTINEIATNSETARTISTQAVEQATTVSEKMTELGIAAQTIGAVTETINDISEQTNLLALNATIEAARAGEAGKGFAVVAGEIKELATQTAKATAEIKEKISGVQKTTITATDEINAISTIITDINDITSTIAAAIQEQSSSTIEITNNITQTSQSIEAVTERIVQGVNTIETINHDIASVNTSMGGISDGSNGVQANAEELQHMATELNNIIGKFKY, translated from the coding sequence ATGAAACTAAACCTTACATCAAAATTGCTGATTCCTCTTGGTTGTTTGGTGGCGTTGGGACTTATGGTTGCAATTTTTACTGCCTACATCAGTGCCAAAAACGGTTTGGAAAAAAGTGCGACCTCAAGACTGCTGCAAACAGCCTCCGCAACCGAGACCAAAGTATCCCAGTGGATACAGCGAAATGCGATCACCCTGGATACATGGGCAAAAATGGATGTCATGATCAATAGTTTATCTTCACCAGACAATGAGGCCTATTTGGCATCTGCCAGCCATCATATGAAAGACTATGTTGACACATATAACATATTTTCAGGCATGCGCCTGACTGATAACAAAGGAATCGTTGTCGCCTCTTCCCATGCCGACATTATTAATAAACTGGATGTTTCTTCAAGGGAATATTTCAAGGTCGGCTTGGCCGGTGACCCCTTTATTACAGCGCCGTTGCGGAGTAAAACAACGGACAAACCCATACTGGTAATGGCGAGCCCGGTGAAAAAATCCGGCAGGGTCCTGGGTATTATATATGTGGTTGTGGATTTGGGGGCGTTTACCTCCGCCCAACTGGATACAATCAAAGTGGGTGAAACCGGATATGTATATATGCTGAATACAAACGGATTGACGCTGGCCTACCCGCCGGACAAAAAGAGAATCATGGACTTGAATGTCAACAATTTTGAATTCGGCAAAAAGATAATGGAAATGAAAAACGGGGTATACCGGTATGAATATGCAGGCATTGATAAGATGGCCGCATTTAAAGAGATTAAAAAAACGGGATGGATCGTTGTGGCCACGGCACCGTCTGACGAAATTTTCGCCGAAGCAGACAAAATTCGAAATCTGCTGATGGTTATTGGGGCCGTTTTGACGGCCATTCTTTGCGCAGGTATTGTTATTCTGGCCAGGGTTTTTATTATCAATCCCCTCAAAATAGTCGTGGAGGGACTCAAGGATATTGCCGAAGGTGACGGAGATTTAACGAAGCAGTTACCCGTAAGCAGCCGGGACGAGTTGGGGGAATTGTCCCGGTGGTTCAACACTTTTTTGCTAAACCTTCAACAAATCATAAAAGATATTGCATCCAGTTCCGGTCAGGTGGGACAATCTTCGGGCAATTTACTGGAAATTGCCAAACATTTAGCTGAACAGGCCCTGGATGCATCTCAAAGATCAGATTCGGTTGCTGCTGCATCCGAAAAAATAAACGAAAATATGAATGAAGTCTCCCAGACAATGGGCACCACCAAGGATAATGCGAATATGGTGGCTGCAGCAACAGAGGAGATGACCTCAACGATTAACGAAATAGCAACGAACTCGGAAACGGCCAGGACCATTTCAACCCAGGCAGTGGAACAGGCAACAACCGTATCTGAAAAGATGACGGAACTGGGAATTGCAGCACAGACCATAGGCGCCGTGACCGAAACAATTAACGACATTTCAGAACAAACCAACCTTTTAGCCCTCAATGCCACGATTGAAGCGGCCAGGGCGGGAGAGGCAGGAAAAGGATTTGCCGTGGTGGCAGGGGAAATAAAGGAACTGGCCACTCAAACAGCCAAGGCCACAGCAGAAATAAAAGAGAAGATCTCAGGCGTTCAGAAAACAACCATAACAGCCACGGATGAAATAAACGCCATTTCTACAATTATTACCGACATCAACGATATCACATCAACCATTGCTGCAGCCATCCAGGAGCAGTCGTCATCCACCATCGAAATTACAAATAATATAACTCAAACATCCCAGAGTATTGAGGCAGTGACGGAACGTATTGTCCAAGGTGTTAACACCATTGAAACCATCAACCATGATATTGCTTCGGTCAATACCTCAATGGGGGGCATTTCCGACGGCAGCAACGGGGTGCAAGCAAATGCCGAAGAACTCCAGCACATGGCCACTGAACTTAACAACATCATTGGAAAATTTAAGTATTGA
- a CDS encoding acyl--CoA ligase family protein, producing the protein MSERSVNYEILSPTNFLERSVKVYPEKTAVIYGDKSYTWAGFQERVFRLANGLKARGVGRGDKVAFICPNTPPMLEAHYAVPLLGAALVSINIRLSAPEMAYIINHSDAKVVVADNEFGNVLVEVVSELTNVTSFINICDIDDRMPLDGPEYENFLADSPADPVALAIDDEREILAINYTSGTTGRPKGVMYHHRGAYLNALGELLEFKIDLDSKYLWTLPMFHCNGWCFTWGLTAMGATHVCLRKVDPAEIYKIIGEVGVTHLCAAPTILIGMSVYATENDVNLSNSLEIMTAGAPPAPMVIQNMESIGANITQTYGLTEVFGPHSVCQWQDKWDDLSPMAKAGIKARQGVPYIVAEHMDVVDPDTMEPVPRDGTTMGEIVMRGNNVMLGYYKDAQASTEAFRGGWFHSGDLAVMHPDNYVQIMDRKKDIIISGGENISTVEIENVLYTHPDVLEVAVISVPDEKWGEVPKAFIVPRAGTDPDPAEIIAFCKENMARFKAPKSIEFGPLPKTATGKLQKFKLREKEWAGHDRMVN; encoded by the coding sequence ATGTCGGAAAGAAGCGTTAACTACGAAATTTTAAGTCCCACCAATTTTCTTGAAAGAAGCGTCAAAGTTTATCCGGAAAAAACTGCAGTCATTTACGGGGACAAATCCTATACTTGGGCAGGGTTCCAGGAACGGGTATTTCGTCTGGCCAACGGCCTGAAGGCCCGGGGGGTCGGCCGGGGAGACAAGGTCGCATTTATCTGCCCCAACACCCCGCCCATGCTCGAGGCCCATTATGCCGTGCCGCTGCTGGGCGCGGCTCTCGTGTCCATTAATATCCGGCTCTCTGCCCCTGAAATGGCCTATATCATCAATCATTCCGACGCCAAAGTGGTGGTGGCGGACAATGAATTCGGCAACGTGCTGGTCGAGGTGGTGTCCGAACTGACCAACGTAACCAGCTTTATCAACATCTGTGACATTGATGACCGCATGCCCCTGGACGGTCCTGAATATGAAAATTTTCTGGCGGACAGCCCGGCTGATCCGGTTGCCCTGGCCATTGACGATGAGCGGGAAATCCTTGCCATCAACTATACCTCCGGTACCACGGGCCGGCCCAAGGGCGTGATGTACCACCACCGGGGCGCCTATCTCAACGCCTTGGGCGAGCTGCTGGAGTTTAAGATTGATCTGGACAGCAAATATCTGTGGACCCTGCCCATGTTCCATTGCAACGGGTGGTGTTTTACCTGGGGCCTCACCGCCATGGGCGCTACCCATGTTTGTTTAAGAAAGGTTGATCCTGCGGAAATTTATAAAATCATCGGCGAAGTGGGTGTTACCCATCTGTGTGCCGCGCCCACCATTCTCATCGGCATGTCCGTTTATGCCACGGAAAACGATGTCAACCTTTCCAACAGTCTGGAGATCATGACCGCCGGTGCACCGCCTGCACCCATGGTAATCCAGAACATGGAAAGTATCGGGGCCAACATCACCCAGACCTATGGGCTCACTGAGGTGTTCGGGCCCCACTCCGTATGCCAGTGGCAGGACAAATGGGATGACCTTTCACCCATGGCCAAGGCCGGCATCAAGGCGCGTCAGGGCGTGCCGTATATTGTGGCCGAGCACATGGATGTGGTGGACCCCGACACCATGGAGCCGGTACCCAGGGACGGAACGACCATGGGTGAGATCGTCATGCGGGGCAACAACGTCATGCTCGGGTATTATAAAGATGCCCAGGCCAGCACCGAGGCGTTTAGGGGCGGTTGGTTCCATTCCGGCGATCTGGCGGTGATGCATCCGGACAACTATGTGCAGATCATGGACCGTAAAAAGGATATCATTATTTCAGGCGGGGAGAACATCTCCACCGTTGAAATCGAAAACGTGCTCTACACCCATCCGGATGTGCTGGAAGTGGCCGTAATTTCCGTGCCCGACGAAAAATGGGGTGAAGTGCCCAAAGCATTTATTGTACCCCGGGCCGGCACCGATCCCGATCCGGCCGAGATTATCGCCTTCTGCAAGGAAAATATGGCCCGGTTCAAGGCGCCCAAGTCCATTGAATTCGGTCCCCTGCCCAAAACCGCCACGGGCAAGCTGCAAAAGTTCAAACTGCGGGAAAAAGAGTGGGCCGGCCACGATCGTATGGTCAACTAA